Proteins encoded together in one Ignavibacteria bacterium window:
- a CDS encoding pyridoxal-phosphate dependent enzyme: protein MSQIIKNINESVRKSSAKRCREKGITIPTFKQLRNPELIPNEIKDKLKSVGLWDLNPLNLYRITWKNEVSTGQYGKVNYFEIPNEITGVKARIIGLVGKYFPTGAHKVGAAFGCLVPRLVSGEFDPLKHKAVWPSTGNYCRGGAFDCALLGCTPIAILPEEMSQERFTWLREIGAEVIATPGCESNVKEIYDKCWELKEDPNNIIFNQFEEFGNPIYHYNVTAPAVEEVYGYLKDDKSRMSAFISATGSAGTIAAGDYLKKLHPHMKISASEALQCPTLYMNGFGGHRIEGIGDKHVPWVHNTRNTDIVTAIDDEDCMRIMRLFNEDEGKEFLKSLGIAKDKVDNLELLGISCISNLLSAIKTAKYYEMDENDFVFTMFTDSMDLYKSRIEEARAEKGKYSKTQAAVDLGACLHKQTIDFTKELSYYDRKAIHNLKYYTWVEQQGKTVEELNAQWNPDYWTKLFEDEVEYFDKMIEEFNKL, encoded by the coding sequence ATGTCACAAATAATAAAGAATATAAATGAATCCGTAAGAAAGTCATCAGCAAAGAGATGCAGGGAAAAAGGAATAACAATACCTACATTTAAACAATTAAGAAATCCCGAACTGATACCGAACGAAATAAAAGACAAACTAAAGTCTGTCGGGTTATGGGATTTGAATCCACTTAATCTTTACAGAATAACATGGAAGAATGAAGTTTCTACAGGTCAATACGGGAAAGTAAATTATTTTGAGATACCGAATGAGATTACGGGTGTAAAGGCTCGAATAATAGGACTTGTCGGAAAGTATTTCCCGACGGGTGCGCATAAAGTAGGTGCGGCATTCGGCTGTTTAGTCCCGAGACTCGTAAGCGGTGAGTTTGACCCGTTAAAACACAAAGCAGTATGGCCGTCAACGGGTAATTACTGCCGCGGCGGTGCGTTTGATTGTGCTTTGCTTGGATGCACGCCCATTGCTATACTTCCCGAAGAGATGTCGCAGGAAAGGTTTACGTGGCTTCGGGAGATAGGGGCAGAAGTAATCGCGACTCCGGGTTGTGAATCTAATGTAAAAGAAATATATGACAAGTGCTGGGAATTAAAAGAAGACCCTAACAATATAATTTTTAATCAGTTTGAAGAATTCGGCAATCCTATATATCATTATAATGTGACTGCACCCGCAGTGGAAGAAGTATATGGATATTTAAAGGATGATAAGTCAAGGATGTCCGCATTCATTTCTGCAACGGGCTCTGCGGGTACAATAGCAGCGGGTGATTACCTCAAAAAACTCCATCCGCATATGAAAATCTCAGCATCTGAGGCATTGCAGTGTCCGACACTTTACATGAACGGGTTTGGCGGCCACAGAATTGAAGGAATAGGAGATAAGCATGTTCCCTGGGTACACAATACAAGAAACACTGATATCGTGACTGCTATTGATGATGAAGACTGCATGAGAATAATGAGGCTGTTTAATGAAGATGAGGGCAAAGAATTTCTTAAGTCGCTTGGAATTGCTAAAGATAAGGTTGATAACCTTGAACTTCTTGGTATCTCATGTATTTCAAATCTTTTATCGGCGATTAAGACTGCTAAATACTATGAAATGGATGAGAATGATTTTGTCTTTACTATGTTTACGGACTCTATGGACTTGTATAAATCACGAATTGAAGAAGCAAGAGCCGAAAAAGGAAAATACAGCAAAACACAAGCAGCTGTTGACCTTGGAGCGTGCCTTCACAAGCAGACTATAGATTTCACAAAGGAACTTTCATACTATGACAGGAAAGCCATTCACAACTTGAAGTATTATACGTGGGTTGAACAGCAGGGAAAGACTGTCGAAGAACTCAATGCACAGTGGAATCCTGATTACTGGACAAAACTGTTTGAAGATGAAGTTGAGTATTTCGATAAGATGATAGAAGAATTTAATAAATTATAG
- the ygeW gene encoding knotted carbamoyltransferase YgeW — MELKTKLEELKNYKQSLYGKDFLLTTEKTLDEIKYITELTEILKEFHRQGKSFKLFDTGLGISIFRDNSTRTRFSYASAVNATGLGISDLDEVKSQIAHGETVRETANMISFLAEIIGIRDDMYLGEGNKYMREVSDAVQEGFNKGVLHRRPNVINLQCDIDHPTQSLADLGKLKDYFKGLENLKGKKLAMTWAYSPSYGKPLSVPQGIITLMTRLGMDVTLAYPEGYNLIPELEEKVKKENPSFKIVNSMEEAFKDADVVYPKSWAPFEVMKHRTKLLQKSDKEGLKELEKQCLANNAKYKNWECDEKKMKLTKGGEALYMHCLPADITDVSCKEGEVSKEVFEKYRIHTYHEASYKPFVIAAMILTSKFNNLEEELLKRI; from the coding sequence ATGGAATTAAAAACTAAATTAGAAGAACTTAAGAATTACAAACAGAGTCTGTACGGAAAGGATTTTCTTCTCACAACAGAGAAGACACTTGATGAAATCAAGTACATAACGGAACTTACAGAAATACTTAAAGAATTTCACAGACAGGGAAAGTCATTTAAACTGTTCGATACAGGTCTTGGTATTTCGATATTCAGGGATAATTCAACAAGAACACGTTTCAGCTATGCCTCAGCCGTGAATGCGACGGGTCTCGGTATTTCTGACCTCGACGAAGTAAAAAGCCAGATAGCACACGGAGAAACTGTAAGGGAAACAGCAAACATGATTTCTTTCCTTGCTGAGATAATAGGTATTCGCGATGATATGTATCTCGGAGAAGGAAACAAATACATGCGGGAAGTATCAGACGCAGTACAGGAAGGATTTAATAAGGGTGTTTTGCATAGAAGACCTAATGTTATTAATCTGCAGTGTGATATAGACCATCCTACGCAATCGCTTGCTGACCTTGGCAAGTTGAAAGATTATTTTAAAGGTCTTGAAAATCTGAAAGGTAAAAAACTTGCGATGACCTGGGCATACTCTCCAAGCTACGGGAAACCTCTTTCTGTTCCACAGGGGATAATTACTCTTATGACAAGGCTGGGTATGGATGTCACTCTTGCATATCCCGAGGGTTATAACTTAATTCCCGAACTCGAAGAAAAAGTTAAGAAAGAAAATCCGTCCTTTAAGATTGTGAATTCAATGGAAGAGGCGTTCAAGGATGCAGATGTTGTATATCCTAAATCATGGGCACCGTTCGAAGTTATGAAACACAGAACAAAATTATTGCAGAAGAGCGATAAAGAAGGACTGAAAGAACTGGAAAAACAATGTCTTGCCAATAATGCAAAATATAAGAACTGGGAATGTGATGAAAAGAAAATGAAGTTAACAAAAGGAGGCGAGGCACTTTACATGCATTGTCTTCCTGCCGATATAACTGATGTGAGCTGCAAAGAAGGAGAAGTCTCTAAAGAAGTGTTTGAGAAATACAGAATCCATACATATCATGAAGCGAGTTACAAACCATTTGTAATAGCAGCAATGATATTAACGTCTAAGTTTAACAATCTTGAAGAAGAACTATTAAAAAGAATATAA
- a CDS encoding xanthine dehydrogenase family protein molybdopterin-binding subunit: MKKENPKSWRNDAYAKVTGRTKYTDDIKFPFMLHAVPVYTDSVHALIKNIDTSAAEKSEGVVKVITWKDIKGALTFGQIIKDYQIFAKDKIYFNGDVVALVAADTRANALKAAALVKVDVEELTPVLDVEVSMDPNTPLIHKEHGSNIINKHVVRKGNADDAFKECDIILDEVFQTQFIEHSYMEPEAAVCNPRHDGVMEVYGSMQHPFSTRRFVASTLGCSLAEVEVIGTPMGGGFGGKDDTAAIVCARTALAAMITGKPVKCSYSREWSIRESYKRHPYKVYYKMGLTKDGIIKAVNCKIIADGGAYCSVTPWVTWRSTVQCCGPYQVENVHCDTYGVYTNNVFTGAMRGFGSPQMNYVVESMIEIAARKCNLSVIDIRRKNMVRQGSITITGQNLDNHKVAMEETLNTVLNEFDVENKLKKCSYGKTDGDELYGVGLAMSYRGMSIGAEGVDFNSAIINVQPDGSIILETGIHENGQGSESAMCLILARELGVSLDRIVYRRPSTSTIPDGGTTVASRGTVLGGGAVVKAVEDLKSQISKFLSRKYNCSSEKFDIRDNAVYFEKGEKSFNEVIKEMFNSREYPHVMGVYRPPAVSWNEHNGQGDAYFSWTYGCQAVEISINKKTGKLKLLNAIAAHDCGKAANVGMTLGQFYGGMAMGIGYGIFEEVKIKDGKIINDNFNSYRLPRATDMPEMKAILIENPDPNSPSGAKGIGEPTNELMAPALANAIYNATGHRYFKLPIKVKIEEEEEVICRRP, translated from the coding sequence ATGAAAAAGGAAAACCCAAAATCGTGGCGGAATGATGCTTATGCAAAAGTAACGGGTCGCACAAAGTACACGGACGATATTAAGTTTCCGTTTATGCTACACGCAGTGCCGGTTTATACCGACAGCGTTCATGCGCTCATAAAGAATATTGACACTTCGGCAGCTGAAAAATCTGAGGGAGTTGTTAAAGTAATAACATGGAAAGATATTAAGGGTGCGCTTACGTTCGGTCAGATTATTAAAGATTACCAGATATTTGCGAAGGATAAAATTTACTTTAACGGCGACGTTGTTGCTCTTGTTGCAGCAGATACACGTGCTAACGCACTCAAAGCGGCTGCGCTTGTAAAAGTTGATGTTGAAGAGTTAACTCCGGTACTTGATGTGGAAGTTTCAATGGACCCGAACACACCTCTTATACATAAAGAGCATGGCTCGAACATTATTAATAAACATGTTGTAAGAAAAGGGAATGCGGATGATGCATTCAAAGAATGTGATATAATTCTTGATGAAGTTTTTCAGACTCAGTTCATTGAGCATTCATACATGGAGCCGGAAGCTGCTGTATGCAATCCGCGTCATGACGGTGTAATGGAAGTTTACGGAAGTATGCAGCATCCATTCAGCACAAGACGTTTTGTCGCATCTACACTCGGCTGCAGTCTCGCAGAAGTTGAAGTGATAGGTACGCCTATGGGCGGCGGGTTTGGAGGGAAGGATGATACAGCTGCGATTGTCTGCGCAAGAACTGCTCTTGCTGCAATGATAACAGGGAAACCCGTAAAGTGTTCTTACTCAAGAGAGTGGTCGATCAGAGAGAGTTACAAGCGGCATCCTTACAAAGTTTATTACAAAATGGGGCTGACAAAAGACGGAATAATAAAAGCTGTTAACTGCAAAATTATTGCCGACGGCGGTGCGTACTGCTCGGTAACCCCATGGGTCACATGGCGCTCTACCGTTCAATGCTGCGGACCCTATCAGGTTGAAAATGTACACTGCGATACATACGGAGTTTATACTAACAACGTATTCACGGGTGCGATGCGCGGATTCGGCTCCCCTCAGATGAACTATGTTGTTGAATCGATGATTGAAATAGCTGCGCGCAAATGCAATTTATCCGTGATTGATATTCGAAGAAAGAATATGGTAAGGCAGGGCAGCATTACGATAACAGGACAGAATCTTGATAACCATAAAGTTGCAATGGAAGAAACTCTGAATACAGTTTTAAACGAATTTGATGTTGAGAATAAGCTTAAGAAATGCTCATACGGCAAAACAGACGGCGATGAACTCTATGGTGTAGGTCTGGCAATGAGCTACAGAGGGATGAGTATCGGTGCGGAAGGTGTTGATTTCAATTCCGCTATTATTAATGTTCAGCCGGACGGTTCAATTATACTCGAAACAGGAATTCATGAAAACGGACAAGGTTCTGAAAGTGCGATGTGCTTAATTCTTGCGAGAGAACTCGGAGTCAGTCTTGATAGAATCGTTTACAGAAGGCCCTCAACTTCGACAATCCCTGACGGCGGAACCACTGTGGCTTCACGCGGTACGGTACTTGGTGGCGGAGCTGTAGTAAAAGCAGTTGAAGATTTAAAGTCACAAATATCAAAGTTTTTATCGAGGAAATATAACTGCTCATCAGAGAAATTTGATATAAGAGATAATGCGGTTTATTTTGAAAAAGGAGAGAAATCTTTTAACGAAGTTATTAAAGAGATGTTTAACTCCCGTGAGTATCCTCATGTGATGGGTGTTTACAGACCGCCTGCGGTTTCATGGAATGAGCATAACGGACAGGGCGATGCTTATTTCTCATGGACTTACGGCTGTCAGGCAGTAGAGATATCAATAAATAAGAAAACAGGAAAGCTAAAACTTTTAAATGCTATAGCTGCTCATGATTGCGGTAAAGCTGCTAACGTTGGAATGACACTCGGCCAGTTCTACGGCGGAATGGCAATGGGGATTGGTTATGGAATATTTGAAGAGGTAAAAATTAAAGACGGCAAGATAATTAACGATAACTTTAATTCATACAGGCTGCCGCGTGCAACGGACATGCCCGAGATGAAAGCAATATTGATAGAAAATCCCGACCCTAATTCTCCGTCAGGAGCAAAAGGAATCGGTGAGCCGACGAACGAACTCATGGCTCCCGCACTCGCGAATGCAATCTATAATGCAACGGGTCACAGGTATTTCAAACTTCCTATTAAAGTTAAAATAGAAGAAGAGGAGGAAGTTATATGCAGACGACCATAA
- a CDS encoding NTP transferase domain-containing protein: protein MQISAVILAAGSGKRIGIPKLKLKHGKDFFVNVVVRNLKSACINDICCVIRNDDLGWFNDNADCSEYIVNNSPESGMISSVKLGVEKYLKQDGVLLYPVDHPFVTADTIKRLIGNFKKNNNLVIKPYYKGKSGHPLIIPGILFQYIVNSDNIKTLNEIIKESGLSEIRIDVDDEGILRNINRIEDINT, encoded by the coding sequence TTGCAGATATCGGCAGTAATACTCGCAGCCGGCAGCGGAAAACGGATCGGAATTCCAAAGCTAAAACTTAAACATGGAAAAGATTTCTTTGTTAACGTTGTTGTAAGAAATCTTAAATCTGCGTGTATAAATGATATTTGCTGTGTGATTAGAAATGATGATTTAGGATGGTTCAATGATAACGCGGATTGTTCAGAGTATATTGTGAACAATAGTCCTGAATCAGGTATGATAAGTTCAGTGAAACTGGGTGTTGAGAAATATCTCAAACAGGACGGTGTGTTATTATATCCCGTTGATCATCCTTTTGTTACTGCCGATACAATCAAAAGGTTAATCGGCAATTTCAAAAAGAACAATAATCTTGTTATAAAGCCTTATTACAAAGGAAAGTCCGGGCATCCGTTAATTATTCCAGGCATTCTTTTTCAGTACATAGTTAATAGTGATAACATAAAAACTCTGAACGAAATAATCAAAGAATCAGGATTATCCGAAATAAGAATTGATGTTGATGATGAAGGAATATTGAGAAACATAAACAGAATCGAAGACATAAATACATAA
- the thrC gene encoding threonine synthase, producing the protein MFYECSYCGKTFKRDEVKYLCPSCSADYKPGEPLKGVLLAKFDYDIIGKKFTKDNPDMNLLSAVEEKYFPEYKCGGTPFVKYSNLNKFVGLNNVWIKNDSLNPSGSFKDRASFLVAAEANRINEDTIVTASTGNAASSLAAVCAAASKKAIIFVPETAPKAKLLQMYIYGADVRKVNGTYDDAFRLSLEYTEKNKGLNRNTAYHPLTIEGKKSAGLEIFVQNNFKTPDVIFVPVGDGVIISGINKAFHDLREARIISKIPRLVCVQAENSDAIHNLINTGVYRNAVHPKTVADSISVSAPSNAFMAARAVKESKGFSITVSDEEIMTAQRELAKTTGVFAEPSCSSVLAALKKTKDKFDKKEQIVLLITGSGLKDIDSALNYLK; encoded by the coding sequence ATGTTTTACGAGTGCTCATATTGCGGAAAAACATTTAAACGGGATGAAGTAAAATATCTTTGTCCTTCGTGCTCGGCTGACTATAAGCCCGGAGAACCATTGAAGGGTGTACTTCTTGCGAAGTTCGACTATGATATTATAGGAAAGAAGTTCACGAAGGATAATCCTGATATGAATCTTCTTTCTGCGGTTGAAGAAAAGTATTTCCCTGAGTATAAATGCGGCGGAACTCCATTCGTAAAATATTCTAACCTTAATAAGTTTGTTGGTTTGAATAATGTATGGATAAAGAATGATTCGCTTAATCCGAGCGGTTCCTTTAAGGACAGAGCTTCATTCCTTGTTGCAGCGGAGGCAAACAGGATAAACGAAGATACTATCGTTACTGCTTCAACTGGCAATGCTGCAAGTTCTCTGGCGGCAGTATGCGCAGCAGCAAGCAAGAAAGCAATTATTTTTGTTCCGGAGACGGCTCCAAAAGCAAAATTACTGCAGATGTATATTTATGGTGCTGATGTGAGAAAAGTAAACGGTACGTATGACGATGCTTTCAGATTGTCACTTGAATACACAGAAAAGAACAAAGGATTGAACAGAAACACCGCTTATCACCCTCTTACAATCGAAGGAAAGAAATCTGCAGGTCTTGAAATATTCGTACAGAATAATTTCAAGACTCCTGATGTAATATTTGTTCCCGTAGGTGATGGTGTTATTATATCGGGAATAAACAAAGCTTTCCATGATTTAAGAGAAGCAAGAATAATATCCAAGATACCAAGGTTAGTTTGTGTACAGGCTGAGAACTCAGATGCTATTCATAACCTTATAAACACAGGTGTTTACAGAAATGCAGTACACCCCAAAACTGTTGCTGATTCAATTTCAGTCTCGGCACCAAGCAATGCTTTTATGGCAGCGAGAGCAGTTAAGGAATCAAAAGGATTTTCTATAACTGTATCAGATGAGGAAATTATGACGGCGCAGAGGGAGCTTGCGAAGACAACGGGTGTATTTGCAGAGCCTTCATGCTCTTCAGTATTAGCGGCATTAAAGAAAACAAAAGATAAGTTTGATAAAAAGGAGCAGATTGTTTTGTTGATTACAGGCAGCGGATTAAAAGATATTGATTCGGCGTTAAATTATTTGAAATAA
- the ssnA gene encoding putative aminohydrolase SsnA — protein sequence MNTILIKNGIIITLGENPKVLYNHSILIEGERVKKIGESKNFTDKYDKVIDTHGKVVMPGFINAHMHFYSTLVRGLGKANPSKNFNEVLQNLWWRLDKKLDADTNYFSALIMAINAVKHGTTTLIDHHASPFSARGSLNLIAKAVKETGLRASLCYEVSDRDGEKIAEDGLEENTEFIKQCQKNNDEQLKAMFGLHAAFTLSDKTLEKASTLGNDLNTGFHVHVAEAQSDEDFNVKNFGMRVVERLDKFGIMGNKSLAIHCVHIDDKEMDILAENGTAVVHNPQSNLNNAVGIADIIKMQEKGILVGLGTDAMTVRMTESLRVALWAQHLRNNNPTCGFMETANTLLNNNRKIAARYWNIPLGAIEENAAADIVLIDYYPPTPLDETTYLGHIIFGISQSIVDTTIANGKVLMENKVLKIDVNEEEASAKSRELTVKLWERF from the coding sequence TTGAACACAATATTAATAAAAAACGGTATAATAATAACTCTCGGTGAAAATCCGAAAGTACTCTATAATCATTCAATACTAATAGAGGGTGAAAGAGTAAAAAAGATAGGTGAGTCGAAAAACTTTACCGATAAATACGATAAAGTAATAGATACACACGGCAAGGTTGTAATGCCAGGATTCATTAATGCTCACATGCATTTTTACAGCACGCTTGTCCGCGGGCTTGGCAAAGCAAATCCTTCAAAGAATTTCAACGAGGTTTTGCAAAACCTCTGGTGGCGGCTTGATAAAAAGCTTGACGCAGATACAAATTACTTCAGCGCTTTGATAATGGCTATCAACGCGGTAAAGCACGGGACAACGACTTTAATCGACCACCATGCAAGTCCTTTTTCAGCGAGGGGTTCGCTTAATCTTATAGCCAAAGCAGTAAAGGAAACGGGTCTTCGTGCTTCGCTATGCTATGAGGTCTCAGACCGTGACGGCGAGAAGATTGCTGAAGATGGTCTTGAAGAGAACACAGAGTTCATTAAACAGTGTCAGAAGAATAATGACGAGCAGCTAAAAGCAATGTTCGGTCTTCATGCGGCTTTTACGCTTAGCGATAAGACGTTAGAAAAAGCATCAACGCTTGGAAATGACCTTAACACGGGTTTTCATGTCCACGTTGCCGAAGCGCAATCTGACGAAGATTTCAACGTAAAGAATTTTGGAATGCGAGTTGTCGAACGTCTCGATAAGTTTGGTATTATGGGCAATAAGAGTCTTGCGATTCATTGCGTTCATATTGACGATAAAGAGATGGATATACTTGCAGAGAATGGTACTGCGGTTGTTCATAATCCACAGTCAAATTTGAACAATGCTGTTGGTATAGCGGATATAATAAAGATGCAGGAAAAAGGTATTCTTGTCGGACTTGGCACGGACGCTATGACAGTTCGCATGACAGAATCTTTGCGCGTTGCATTATGGGCGCAGCATTTAAGGAATAATAATCCCACGTGCGGATTCATGGAGACAGCAAATACACTTCTGAATAATAACAGGAAAATTGCTGCACGGTACTGGAATATCCCGCTCGGAGCAATCGAGGAAAATGCAGCGGCAGATATAGTACTTATTGATTATTATCCGCCAACGCCTCTTGACGAAACAACTTATTTAGGACATATCATATTTGGTATATCACAATCGATTGTTGATACAACTATTGCAAACGGAAAGGTGTTAATGGAAAATAAAGTATTAAAGATTGATGTAAACGAAGAAGAAGCTTCGGCTAAATCAAGAGAACTAACAGTTAAACTCTGGGAAAGGTTTTAA
- a CDS encoding YgeY family selenium metabolism-linked hydrolase, producing the protein MYDKIYKRAKELEKDTAEFLCDLIRTPSFSGKEKDVIELIKAKMIKEGFDEVKIDGLGNVIGRIGNGKKIIAFDAHIDTVYPGEMSLWNFDPFTPKIEDGKVWGRGSVDQKGGMASMVYAGKLIKELGLNKDCTIYFTGTVMEEDCDGLCWQYIIKEDNIKPEVVVITEPTNMNLYRGHRGRMEILVKIKGFSCHGSAPERGDNAIYKISRIALEIEKLNERLAYDDFLGKGSVCVTQVFFNSPSQCAVPDAASIQLDRRLTYGETKESAVAEVKEAAKLAGYPDAEVEVLMYEEKAFTGLVYPTEKYYPTWKISENSLFLQDAVFAYENVLKRKPKVDKWTFSTNGVAIAGMHGIPCIGLGPGNEVLAHMPNENSPVEHLSECAAVYAGFVYKLNNP; encoded by the coding sequence ATGTACGATAAGATTTATAAGAGAGCAAAAGAGCTTGAAAAAGATACTGCTGAATTTCTATGCGATTTAATAAGAACTCCATCCTTTTCGGGAAAAGAAAAAGATGTGATAGAACTTATCAAAGCTAAGATGATTAAAGAAGGATTTGATGAGGTTAAAATAGACGGACTCGGAAACGTTATAGGAAGAATCGGAAATGGAAAGAAGATTATAGCGTTTGATGCTCATATAGATACTGTTTATCCCGGTGAGATGTCATTATGGAACTTCGACCCATTCACGCCAAAGATAGAAGACGGCAAAGTCTGGGGACGCGGTTCGGTTGACCAGAAAGGCGGAATGGCATCGATGGTATATGCAGGAAAGCTTATAAAAGAACTCGGGCTTAACAAAGATTGCACTATTTATTTCACGGGAACTGTAATGGAAGAAGACTGTGACGGGCTATGCTGGCAGTATATTATCAAAGAAGATAATATTAAACCTGAAGTAGTTGTGATTACTGAACCGACGAACATGAATCTATACCGCGGTCATAGAGGCAGAATGGAAATTCTGGTGAAGATAAAAGGTTTTTCCTGTCATGGTTCAGCTCCCGAAAGGGGCGATAATGCAATATACAAAATATCCCGCATAGCACTTGAAATAGAAAAGTTAAATGAACGACTTGCGTACGATGATTTTCTCGGCAAGGGTTCTGTTTGTGTAACGCAGGTATTCTTCAATTCTCCTTCACAGTGTGCCGTGCCCGATGCAGCGAGCATACAGCTTGACAGGCGGTTGACTTACGGCGAGACGAAAGAATCTGCAGTTGCAGAAGTAAAAGAAGCCGCAAAACTCGCAGGGTATCCCGATGCGGAAGTCGAAGTTCTGATGTATGAAGAGAAAGCATTCACCGGACTTGTATATCCGACAGAGAAATATTATCCGACATGGAAAATTTCAGAGAACTCTTTATTCCTGCAGGATGCAGTCTTTGCTTATGAGAATGTTCTTAAACGTAAACCAAAAGTTGATAAATGGACTTTCAGCACTAACGGTGTTGCTATTGCCGGCATGCATGGCATTCCTTGTATTGGTCTTGGTCCCGGCAATGAAGTACTTGCACACATGCCGAATGAAAATTCTCCAGTTGAGCATCTGAGCGAATGTGCGGCTGTTTATGCGGGGTTTGTTTACAAATTGAATAATCCATAA
- a CDS encoding (2Fe-2S)-binding protein, whose translation MQTTINRKVYNIPDELKELKLTEYLREHLNLTGVKNGCEMRSCGACAVLINNKTMRICHSTVNDIANCEVLTIEGMENEDGSLHPLQQAFIDHGAIQCGFCTPGMVLTAHALLLSNHSPTREQIRKALQSNLCRCTGYQQIVDAIEAASVYYK comes from the coding sequence ATGCAGACGACCATAAACAGAAAAGTGTATAACATTCCCGATGAGTTAAAAGAATTAAAACTTACGGAATACTTAAGAGAGCATCTGAATCTTACGGGTGTAAAGAACGGATGTGAGATGAGGTCATGTGGTGCATGTGCGGTGCTAATTAACAACAAGACAATGCGTATATGTCATTCAACAGTAAATGATATAGCAAACTGTGAAGTGCTTACAATCGAAGGAATGGAAAATGAAGACGGTAGTTTACACCCTTTACAGCAGGCATTCATTGATCACGGGGCTATACAATGCGGGTTTTGCACGCCGGGAATGGTACTTACTGCTCATGCTTTGCTTCTTTCGAATCATTCACCAACACGCGAACAAATCAGAAAAGCATTGCAGAGCAATCTTTGCAGATGCACAGGATATCAGCAAATAGTAGATGCAATTGAAGCAGCATCGGTTTATTATAAATAA